A genomic stretch from Chrysiogenes arsenatis DSM 11915 includes:
- a CDS encoding cytochrome-c peroxidase — protein sequence MNFKKKSIISCIVGLSLIMGATSVAANQNLDPKKVFQPLGEMPIPADNPQTPEKIELGKLLYFDTRLSGDGTLSCASCHEPTKGWSDARRTFLGFKGHRGARNSPTIINSGYYSLQFWDGRMKTLEQQALGPIQDPGEMNQKLDVLVDSLKAVPAYVERFNTVFGENSINPENIGKAIASFERTIVITDTAFDRYLKGDDKALNDVEKRGMQLFAGKASCISCHNGSSLTDNNFHNIGIKDEDKGRAGFTGNPEDLGKIKTAALRGITHTAPYMHAGSLRTIEDVVEFKNKGGDGHPNTSPLVRPLNLSDKEKGELVAFLKSLGGTLPIVEKPELP from the coding sequence ATGAACTTCAAGAAGAAAAGCATCATTTCCTGCATCGTCGGTCTTTCATTGATCATGGGAGCAACATCAGTTGCCGCGAATCAGAATCTTGACCCCAAAAAAGTATTCCAACCACTCGGTGAAATGCCAATTCCAGCAGATAACCCCCAAACTCCTGAAAAAATTGAACTCGGAAAACTGCTTTACTTCGACACCCGCCTTTCCGGCGACGGAACATTAAGCTGCGCCAGCTGTCACGAACCAACCAAAGGGTGGAGCGATGCTCGCAGAACGTTCCTTGGCTTTAAAGGACACAGAGGGGCGCGCAATTCACCTACCATCATTAACTCTGGCTACTACAGCCTGCAATTCTGGGATGGCCGGATGAAAACCCTTGAGCAGCAAGCTCTTGGCCCGATTCAAGATCCAGGCGAAATGAACCAGAAACTCGACGTTCTGGTTGATAGCCTGAAAGCTGTTCCAGCCTATGTTGAGCGTTTTAATACAGTATTCGGTGAAAACAGTATCAACCCCGAGAACATTGGTAAAGCTATCGCTTCTTTCGAGCGCACCATCGTAATTACCGATACCGCCTTTGATCGCTACCTAAAAGGGGACGATAAAGCGCTGAACGACGTGGAAAAGCGTGGCATGCAACTCTTTGCTGGCAAAGCAAGCTGCATTAGCTGCCATAATGGTTCAAGTCTGACCGACAATAACTTCCACAATATCGGCATCAAAGATGAAGACAAAGGCCGCGCTGGCTTCACTGGCAACCCAGAAGACCTCGGGAAAATCAAAACCGCTGCTCTTCGTGGCATCACACACACCGCGCCATACATGCATGCCGGTTCATTGAGAACGATAGAAGATGTGGTTGAGTTCAAAAATAAAGGTGGCGACGGTCATCCGAACACCAGCCCACTGGTACGTCCGCTGAACCTGAGCGACAAAGAAAAAGGGGAACTCGTAGCATTCCTCAAGTCCCTTGGTGGTACGCTGCCAATAGTTGAAAAGCCTGAATTGCCATAA
- a CDS encoding DUF4418 family protein: MKESPVWNVLCWIPLILGIVVILTPELLVPVCTDFVEMKSGALRPMRCAYSAKAEILLGGLLTTVGLLLVLRRQFAAVLGLVVAAIGVCILVAPQSWVIGVCMSKTMPCRDTEIWLIAEGVLAIVVGLLLWWRFRKILAGA; the protein is encoded by the coding sequence ATGAAAGAATCGCCTGTATGGAATGTGCTTTGCTGGATACCGCTGATCCTCGGTATCGTTGTTATCCTAACACCAGAATTGTTGGTTCCCGTCTGTACTGATTTTGTTGAAATGAAAAGTGGCGCACTCCGTCCCATGCGCTGCGCTTACAGCGCGAAGGCAGAAATACTGCTGGGCGGGCTGCTCACGACTGTTGGGCTTTTGCTGGTTTTACGGCGCCAGTTCGCAGCGGTACTTGGACTGGTTGTAGCAGCAATCGGTGTGTGTATTCTTGTCGCTCCCCAGTCATGGGTCATTGGTGTGTGCATGAGCAAAACAATGCCGTGTCGCGATACGGAGATATGGCTGATTGCGGAAGGAGTGCTCGCTATAGTTGTTGGCTTGCTGCTCTGGTGGCGTTTCCGGAAAATTCTGGCAGGAGCGTAA
- a CDS encoding 4Fe-4S binding protein, whose product MKRLFASFFSLILFLGIIALPASAQDTADLVVIEIHASQFEYKPSVVKVREGDRVQIKLIAEDVTHGLYIDEYDVSVQDSPKDRQIGTVEFVADKVGNFTFRCNVVCGPMHPFMVGTLVVEPGFVAPTALLVTIAIGLGSLLYIFLKRKTYFAQVTAAQAEPPIDLTSRFPWLLALLKQRSLQYILMVVNVFFFAIILYAAFAGTHVGNANFSLIFVWIVWWAALILILLPLGGRLWCTMCPLPAPGEWIDHKAFVDKGSEQPLTNAKWPKRLKNIWLQNWSFLLVALLSGIILTRPVVTGVVLSLFIVLAIVFSLIYGRRIFCRYLCPVGGFIGLYSLLAPLGVRVGDKAVCKGHREKECIVGSEKGYGCPWMEAPWNIERNAYCGLCTECFKTCSKNNIRLVWQKFGSDLLVSKGKSMDEAYKAFIMLSCALAYSVIFQSSWGSVKQWANLSMPGFAWYAGGFLALNLIVVPILFAIAVWIGKGLADRKLSSLGNIFYPVVQLAIITKGLIFGSKEKEAEAAPIEENKDPIPFGDLFVTMTYVLVPLGLACWMAFSVSFLFINGIYILHVISDPFGWGWDLFGTKGIEWKPVGTSFYPYIQAAILFVGLLFSNTIGAKLLAKYDVSGGQKVAILLPVTAFLTLVTSLFIWLFM is encoded by the coding sequence ATGAAGCGACTGTTCGCCTCTTTTTTTAGCCTCATTTTATTTTTAGGAATCATTGCTCTTCCAGCTTCGGCGCAAGATACGGCCGATCTGGTCGTCATCGAGATTCATGCCAGTCAATTTGAATATAAACCCAGTGTTGTCAAAGTTCGCGAAGGCGATCGAGTACAAATAAAACTGATTGCCGAAGATGTGACTCACGGCCTCTATATTGACGAATACGATGTAAGCGTGCAGGATTCGCCAAAAGATCGACAGATAGGCACGGTTGAATTCGTTGCCGATAAGGTCGGTAATTTTACCTTCCGCTGCAACGTGGTTTGTGGCCCAATGCACCCCTTCATGGTCGGCACGCTCGTGGTAGAGCCGGGGTTTGTTGCTCCGACCGCGTTGCTGGTCACGATTGCGATCGGACTTGGCAGCCTGCTCTATATTTTCCTGAAGCGTAAAACCTATTTTGCGCAGGTCACGGCGGCACAGGCCGAGCCTCCAATTGACCTGACGTCGCGCTTTCCGTGGCTGCTGGCTTTGCTCAAGCAGCGCTCTTTGCAGTATATCCTCATGGTCGTCAACGTATTTTTCTTTGCCATTATTCTCTATGCCGCGTTTGCCGGAACTCATGTCGGCAACGCCAACTTCTCGTTGATTTTTGTCTGGATTGTCTGGTGGGCGGCGCTGATTCTGATCCTTCTGCCGCTTGGCGGACGCCTGTGGTGTACCATGTGTCCACTGCCTGCTCCCGGTGAGTGGATTGACCATAAGGCATTTGTAGATAAGGGGAGCGAGCAACCACTGACGAACGCCAAATGGCCAAAGCGGCTGAAGAATATCTGGTTGCAAAACTGGTCGTTCTTATTAGTTGCGCTTTTAAGTGGTATCATCCTCACCCGTCCTGTCGTGACGGGAGTAGTACTGTCACTGTTTATCGTATTGGCCATCGTCTTTTCGCTCATTTACGGCAGACGGATTTTCTGCCGCTACCTTTGCCCGGTCGGGGGATTCATCGGCCTCTATTCACTGCTTGCGCCACTGGGTGTGCGCGTGGGTGACAAAGCCGTGTGTAAAGGGCACCGCGAAAAAGAGTGCATTGTCGGTAGCGAAAAAGGGTATGGCTGTCCGTGGATGGAAGCACCGTGGAATATCGAACGTAATGCCTACTGCGGACTGTGCACCGAATGCTTTAAGACCTGCTCAAAAAATAACATCCGCCTCGTTTGGCAGAAGTTCGGTAGCGACTTGTTGGTAAGCAAAGGGAAAAGCATGGACGAAGCCTACAAAGCCTTCATCATGCTTTCGTGTGCACTCGCCTATTCCGTTATCTTCCAAAGTTCGTGGGGTTCTGTCAAGCAATGGGCAAACCTGAGCATGCCGGGATTTGCTTGGTACGCGGGTGGTTTCCTGGCGCTGAATCTGATTGTGGTGCCGATCCTATTTGCCATTGCCGTCTGGATCGGTAAAGGGTTAGCCGATCGCAAACTCTCATCGCTGGGGAATATTTTCTATCCGGTAGTGCAGCTCGCTATCATCACCAAAGGGCTAATCTTTGGCAGTAAGGAAAAAGAAGCGGAAGCTGCGCCAATAGAGGAAAATAAAGATCCAATCCCTTTTGGCGACCTGTTTGTCACCATGACATATGTTCTGGTACCGCTGGGACTGGCCTGCTGGATGGCATTCAGCGTATCGTTCCTCTTTATTAACGGCATTTACATTTTGCACGTTATTTCCGACCCCTTCGGCTGGGGCTGGGATCTGTTCGGCACCAAGGGAATCGAATGGAAGCCGGTTGGCACATCATTCTATCCGTACATTCAGGCGGCTATCCTCTTTGTCGGACTGCTTTTCTCCAATACCATCGGAGCGAAACTACTGGCAAAATATGACGTCAGCGGTGGGCAGAAGGTGGCGATTCTATTGCCGGTAACGGCCTTCTTGACGCTGGTCACCAGCCTGTTTATCTGGCTGTTCATGTAA
- a CDS encoding ABC transporter ATP-binding protein, which translates to MSICQLTEVVKEYRGDEQVRPVAGINLTIQAGDFIAIEGPSGTGKSTLLYVMGGLLRATSGEVALAKQALSPLGERELTRLRASHVGFIFQEANLLPALTVLENVLFTHTLRYGKRPSALQRTQAQQLLEAVGLSERLHFLPHALSVGQRRRVAIARALAQDVPLVIADEPTNDLDPSWAEKVMQLLRSEVERGKAVVMVTHHHCWAEWATRRYRMDQGLLQES; encoded by the coding sequence ATGAGTATATGCCAGTTGACAGAAGTCGTGAAAGAGTACCGTGGCGACGAACAGGTGCGCCCAGTTGCTGGTATCAATCTGACTATTCAAGCTGGTGATTTTATTGCGATAGAAGGTCCTTCTGGAACCGGAAAAAGCACACTTCTCTACGTGATGGGGGGGTTACTGCGCGCTACATCGGGAGAAGTAGCCTTGGCCAAACAGGCACTTTCTCCCCTTGGCGAACGGGAACTAACACGATTGCGAGCCTCCCATGTCGGCTTTATCTTTCAGGAGGCCAACCTGCTTCCAGCTCTGACCGTACTTGAAAACGTTCTTTTTACCCATACACTGCGTTATGGAAAACGCCCTTCTGCCCTGCAGCGCACCCAAGCGCAACAGCTTCTCGAAGCAGTTGGTTTGTCAGAACGGCTTCATTTTCTACCGCATGCACTTAGCGTCGGCCAAAGGCGCCGTGTTGCCATTGCACGGGCGCTCGCGCAGGATGTTCCGCTTGTGATTGCAGATGAACCGACGAATGACCTCGACCCCTCGTGGGCAGAAAAAGTCATGCAATTGCTCCGTTCCGAAGTGGAGCGCGGCAAAGCTGTTGTTATGGTGACCCACCACCATTGCTGGGCAGAGTGGGCTACCCGCCGCTATCGGATGGATCAAGGCTTGCTACAGGAAAGTTAA
- a CDS encoding cupredoxin domain-containing protein: MRNWFLFSVLLALLITITACGSDKEKSSATASTAAASSPTAAVEYTKDEPIPAGAEDARVIELDFTPETILPNTVNIKAGEKILFVIKNTDEDGEHNFLSSTADLPEILVYGGQTVRRLWTAPGEPGVHEPLCTLHPWIKMTFIVE; the protein is encoded by the coding sequence ATGCGTAATTGGTTTTTGTTTTCGGTTCTGCTTGCGCTTTTGATCACGATTACAGCTTGTGGGAGTGACAAGGAGAAAAGTAGCGCTACTGCCAGCACCGCCGCTGCCAGCAGTCCGACTGCTGCGGTGGAGTACACAAAGGACGAGCCGATTCCAGCGGGTGCTGAAGATGCTCGCGTGATTGAGCTCGACTTTACGCCGGAAACGATTTTACCGAACACGGTCAACATTAAGGCGGGTGAAAAGATTTTGTTTGTTATCAAAAACACGGACGAAGATGGCGAACACAACTTCCTTTCCTCGACAGCCGACTTACCTGAGATTCTGGTATACGGCGGGCAGACCGTACGCCGACTGTGGACGGCTCCGGGTGAGCCCGGAGTGCATGAGCCGCTTTGCACGCTCCATCCATGGATTAAAATGACGTTTATTGTTGAGTAA
- a CDS encoding ABC transporter permease, with translation MFLLVWRNFTRRPQQSLITVLVVTFAIAMFVVAHLVFSLLQQSVSLASERLGADVIVFPQGMGVTPQQTIFTAEPVNVYMHRDLVEHIAQLPHVKRVTPQFFTQSLDESCCDLREAKRLIGYDPASDFIVHPWLKNQDIQKLADDQILIGGVVKPFFGNRAIILDGIFTVAGKLELTGTGMDDTVFLPIDVARRLAKESPYLQGLWKEYPPEALVSVVMLQTEPGSLPLLVAREINNSGLPVQAVAAGEIIRGMRQQMHSFAIVFVWIWGGIALSTGIALLGRFLALARERKREIGVIRALGGQRSDVLLLIAGEVTCTIITGWLLGSLLGTAGALYALEWLKGALVIPPWHVDAMTVLGSSGAGLVMAVGIGALSALYPAWRASRLDPQEAISRGDLD, from the coding sequence ATGTTCCTGCTCGTCTGGCGCAACTTTACCCGTCGCCCACAACAGTCGCTGATCACGGTGCTGGTTGTGACCTTTGCCATTGCTATGTTTGTTGTGGCGCACCTTGTATTTTCGCTCTTACAGCAAAGCGTAAGCCTCGCGTCGGAACGGCTTGGGGCTGATGTCATTGTGTTTCCGCAGGGAATGGGCGTAACGCCACAACAGACGATTTTCACCGCTGAGCCAGTGAATGTGTATATGCACCGGGATTTGGTTGAGCACATTGCGCAATTACCACATGTCAAACGAGTAACACCGCAGTTTTTCACGCAATCGTTGGACGAAAGTTGCTGTGATCTGCGCGAAGCCAAGCGCTTGATTGGCTACGATCCGGCGAGCGACTTTATCGTTCATCCATGGCTGAAAAATCAGGATATCCAAAAGCTGGCCGATGACCAAATCTTAATCGGCGGCGTGGTAAAACCGTTCTTTGGCAATCGCGCCATCATTCTTGATGGCATTTTTACGGTGGCAGGAAAGTTAGAACTCACCGGAACCGGCATGGACGATACGGTATTTCTTCCAATTGATGTCGCCCGCCGTTTAGCGAAAGAAAGCCCCTATTTGCAAGGACTTTGGAAAGAATATCCGCCCGAAGCGCTGGTTTCAGTCGTCATGCTACAAACTGAACCGGGTTCGCTACCACTGCTTGTGGCGCGCGAAATTAATAATTCTGGGTTGCCGGTTCAGGCAGTCGCTGCGGGGGAAATTATCCGTGGCATGCGGCAACAGATGCATTCGTTTGCCATTGTCTTCGTGTGGATTTGGGGCGGAATTGCGTTGAGCACCGGAATTGCTTTACTGGGGCGCTTCCTTGCTCTTGCGCGTGAACGGAAACGGGAAATCGGTGTCATCCGCGCGCTCGGAGGCCAACGCAGCGATGTATTATTGCTGATTGCTGGCGAAGTGACATGCACCATCATCACCGGTTGGTTGTTAGGGTCGCTCCTTGGCACAGCAGGTGCACTCTATGCACTGGAATGGCTCAAAGGGGCGTTGGTGATTCCACCATGGCATGTTGATGCCATGACAGTACTTGGCAGTAGTGGTGCAGGATTAGTCATGGCGGTAGGAATTGGTGCATTGAGCGCGCTGTATCCTGCATGGAGGGCATCACGGCTCGATCCACAAGAAGCCATTTCACGTGGTGATCTCGATTAA